In Gopherus evgoodei ecotype Sinaloan lineage unplaced genomic scaffold, rGopEvg1_v1.p scaffold_31_arrow_ctg1, whole genome shotgun sequence, a single window of DNA contains:
- the LOC115640571 gene encoding C5a anaphylatoxin chemotactic receptor 1-like: MASPFPTRAWEQLSSNATSPMANNSTVPTSNILDQLSVAIFVVSSLLGMVGNGLVVWVTSLRMRRTVNSIWFLSLALADLLYSLLLPFYAAKTAMGHHWAFGNFLCKAVGALLFLSMFASVFQLTLISTDRCLLVARPVWAQQFRTPRWAWGAAGVAWVLAGAFSAPYLVFRQVNCRGKRCFCINNFGDVATRVARQQALIVVRFVAGFLAPLLVITACHVVVMLRAGHRGRRPNRTAKVVAAVVLSFFLCWLPYHIFNFLHGWAGKSAAIKVGSSLAFSLTCLSCFLNPLLYAFLGRRFQEGLRGSSRARWLEAAMAEDSLGSGSGHRRNRSRGSTTSSELRMMQP, from the exons ATGGcgtcccccttccccaccagagCCTGGGAGCAG CTTTCCAGCAATGCCACCTCACCCATGGCCAACAACAGCACCGTGCCCACCTCCAACATCCTTGACCAGCTCTCGGTGGCCATCTTCGTGGTCTCCTCCCTGCTGGGCATGGTAGGCAATGGCCTGGTGGTCTGGGTCACCAGCTTACGCATGCGCCGGACGGTCAACTCGATCTGGTTCCTGAGCCTGGCGCTGGCCGATCTGCTCtactccctgctgctgcccttcTACGCTGCCAAGACCGCCATGGGCCATCACTGGGCCTTTGGCAACTTCCTCTGCAAAGCCGTTGGCgccctcctcttcctcagcaTGTTCGCCAGCGTCTTCCAGCTGACACTCATCTCGACCGATCGCTGCCTGCTGGTTGCCCGGCCTGTCTGGGCCCAGCAGTTCCGCACGCCGCGCTGGGCCTGGGGGGCAGCCGGCGTGGCCTGGGTGCTGGCCGGGGCTTTCTCAGCCCCCTACCTGGTCTTCCGGCAGGTGAACTGCCGGGGCAAGCGCTGCTTTTGCATCAACAATTTCGGGGATGTGGCGACAAGGGTGGCACGGCAGCAGGCCCTGATCGTGGTGCGGTTTGTGGCCGGCTTCCTGGCACCGCTGCTGGTCATCACAGCCTGCCACGTGGTCGTGATGCTGCGGGCTGGGCACCGGGGCCGCCGGCCCAACCGTACGGCCAAGGTGGTGGCTGCTGTGGTGTTgagtttcttcctctgctggctgccctacCACATCTTCAACTTCCTGCACGGCTGGGCAGGCAAAAGTGCAGCCATCAAGGTGGGCTCCTCCCTGGCCTTCAGCCTCACCTGTCTGAGCTGCttcctcaaccccctgctctacgCCTTCCTGGGCCGCCGCTTCCAGGAGGGGTTGCGGGGTAGCAGCCGCGCCCGCTGGCTGGAGGCTGCCATGGCCGAGGACTCACTGGGCTCAGGCAGCGGACACCGGCGCAACCGCTCGCGGGGCTCCACCACTTCCTCTGAGCTGCGGATGATGCAGCCgtga